From a single Chitinophaga sp. Cy-1792 genomic region:
- a CDS encoding RagB/SusD family nutrient uptake outer membrane protein, which produces MKKLNRIILCALLCSPVISCKRDFLDEKAQSFLSTSNAFKTAEDFNASINNLYALVRTEFYSSSDWQPMHYLYRTDLAVEVSVGSNPNLASDFGPSGGLPNNHWNQIYKIVAEANTVISRIPASSLSTADRASFEAKARFFRALGYRTLAYLFGGVPLELHEVVTEKINYTRATKAEVLDQCITDLKFAADKLPGIAAVKDGEISNLVAQHLLSEVYLAAGQYQNAVTAASVVISDPSMALMKNRFGSHSTVTPGDVYWDLFQTKNQNRKSAGNTEALWVIQFETDVLGGGAVSTAPAGSYQLERVHVPLYRDMKVNGIGLFLWPIGDYTGGRGVGFMQPSKHYENDIWQSDYANDIRNANNNFVREVVATNPLSPYYGQKISTNNPPPGAGITFPSRVFYPYQSKATTVFDHPSGLYVNPGSTDPVKKYELKSSAGGTYTDQYFFRLAETYLLRAEGYLGLGNTGAAATDINMVRARSNASPVQAGAVNIDYILDERLREFGVEEKRMLTLMRLGLLYDRVTRFNSFYAGNMEKRFNLWAIPQGEIERNRGAVLTQNDGYK; this is translated from the coding sequence ATGAAAAAACTGAATCGGATTATATTATGTGCCCTGCTTTGTTCACCGGTGATTTCCTGTAAACGTGATTTTCTCGACGAAAAGGCGCAGTCATTTTTAAGTACCAGCAATGCTTTTAAGACAGCGGAAGACTTCAATGCATCTATTAATAACCTGTATGCGCTGGTAAGAACAGAATTTTATTCTTCCAGCGACTGGCAGCCGATGCATTACCTGTACAGAACAGATCTGGCTGTGGAAGTATCTGTAGGTAGTAATCCTAACCTTGCGTCGGATTTCGGTCCCAGCGGCGGATTACCTAATAACCACTGGAACCAGATCTATAAAATTGTAGCGGAGGCTAACACCGTCATCAGTCGTATTCCTGCTTCCAGTCTTTCTACTGCCGACAGGGCATCGTTTGAGGCGAAGGCGCGTTTTTTCAGGGCGCTGGGGTATAGAACACTGGCATATCTTTTCGGCGGTGTACCGTTGGAGCTTCATGAAGTGGTGACGGAAAAGATCAATTACACCCGTGCCACCAAAGCAGAAGTGCTGGACCAGTGTATTACCGATCTGAAATTTGCAGCGGATAAATTACCTGGCATTGCAGCGGTAAAAGATGGCGAGATATCGAATCTCGTGGCACAGCATCTGCTGTCGGAGGTGTATCTGGCCGCAGGCCAATACCAGAACGCGGTAACAGCAGCTTCTGTGGTGATCAGTGACCCGTCGATGGCACTCATGAAAAACCGTTTCGGATCGCATAGTACTGTAACCCCTGGAGATGTGTACTGGGACTTGTTCCAGACAAAAAACCAGAACCGTAAATCGGCAGGTAATACAGAAGCCCTTTGGGTAATACAATTTGAAACAGATGTATTAGGTGGTGGTGCTGTATCTACTGCTCCGGCAGGCAGCTACCAGCTGGAGCGTGTGCATGTACCGTTGTACCGCGACATGAAAGTAAACGGCATCGGGCTGTTTCTCTGGCCTATCGGCGATTATACCGGAGGCAGGGGCGTAGGATTTATGCAGCCTTCCAAGCATTATGAGAATGATATCTGGCAGAGTGATTATGCCAATGACATCCGCAATGCCAACAATAACTTTGTACGGGAAGTGGTGGCTACTAATCCACTCAGTCCATATTACGGTCAGAAAATTTCTACCAACAACCCGCCGCCGGGCGCTGGTATTACGTTCCCTTCGAGGGTATTTTATCCTTACCAGTCGAAGGCAACCACCGTATTTGACCATCCGTCAGGGCTATACGTAAATCCTGGTTCTACTGACCCGGTTAAAAAGTATGAACTGAAATCTTCTGCTGGTGGTACTTACACCGATCAGTACTTTTTCCGTCTGGCAGAAACTTATTTGTTGAGAGCGGAAGGCTACCTCGGGCTGGGTAATACCGGTGCTGCTGCCACAGATATCAACATGGTAAGAGCGAGGTCTAATGCTTCGCCGGTGCAGGCAGGAGCGGTAAACATTGACTATATACTGGATGAGCGTCTGAGAGAGTTTGGGGTGGAAGAGAAGCGTATGCTGACGCTGATGCGACTGGGTTTACTGTATGACCGTGTAACACGGTTCAACTCATTTTATGCCGGCAATATGGAAAAGCGTTTCAACCTCTGGGCTATCCCGCAGGGAGAAATAGAACGTAACAGGGGAGCAGTGCTGACACAGAATGATGGCTATAAATAA
- the galB gene encoding beta-galactosidase GalB, which translates to MNNGNRIFFLFCFASLLPVAAVLAQQPRQHISINEHWKFFRYASSPDALAYDVRPVVDDRKDDVVADSRPTAAVAVASRQQVLKHWILPSGNDFITDPMKTHQRPAGNPGADFSFVQQRYDDSKWESVDLPHDWAIKGPFYREADAIVGGGMGRLPVQGVAWYRRQLDIPAADKGRQIYLDIDGAMSYTMVWLNGHLVGGWPYGYNSFRLDLTPYIRVGSTNQLAIRLDNPANSARWYPGAGIYRNVWLTKVNPVHVAQWGSSVTTRDISTAAATVDMAISVDNKAVTDKAIRVVSSLYTSDNIKVATLPVKEAFIKAGGTAKLTAAVKLDHPRLWGPAPGQRPHLYEAVTQVFADGKLVDEYKTTFGIRQVTFDPVKGLVVNGMQVRMQGVNQHHDLGALGAAFNVRAAERQLEILQALGCNAIRLAHNPPAPELLELTDKMGFLVIDEIFDSWETKKTPLDFHLIFPDWHEPDTRAFIRRDKNHPSVIAWSFGNEVGEQYTEEKGAAVAAALYKIVKEEDSTRPATASMNYAKPDMPFPTVMDILSLNYQGEGIRDAPAYQGLKGIRTTPLYPAFQQKFPTRLIFSSETASALSTRETYLFPVTAESSAPVNEGAGGNGKLAQVSAYELYTAAFGASPDKVFASQDKHPYVAGEFVWSGFDYLGEPTPYYSARSSYSGIIDLAGLPKDRFYLYQSRWRPELPIAHLLPHWTWPGREGQVTPVHLFTSGDEAELFVNGVSMGRKKKAAFEYRLRWDSVVYQPGELRVQAYKNGKPWAADTLRTAGVPATLQLQADRKRIYADGKDLSFITVSVTDERGIPVPQADNLLHIVVSGAGTFEAADNGDPADLTSFAADQRKLFSGKLVLIVRSRKLIKGSVTVTVTGEGLTSGKMILESK; encoded by the coding sequence ATGAATAACGGAAACCGTATATTTTTCCTGTTTTGCTTTGCCAGTCTGCTGCCGGTGGCGGCAGTGCTGGCACAGCAGCCCAGGCAACATATAAGTATAAATGAGCACTGGAAGTTTTTCAGGTATGCTTCCAGTCCTGATGCGCTGGCCTACGATGTAAGGCCTGTTGTTGACGACCGCAAAGATGATGTGGTGGCAGACAGCAGGCCAACAGCCGCTGTGGCAGTAGCTTCCCGGCAGCAGGTGCTGAAGCACTGGATACTTCCTTCGGGGAATGACTTTATAACGGACCCAATGAAAACCCATCAGCGCCCGGCAGGTAATCCGGGTGCTGATTTTTCGTTTGTGCAACAACGTTATGACGACAGCAAATGGGAATCTGTAGATCTGCCGCATGACTGGGCCATCAAAGGACCTTTTTACCGGGAAGCCGATGCCATCGTAGGCGGTGGCATGGGAAGGCTGCCGGTGCAGGGCGTCGCCTGGTACCGCAGGCAGCTGGACATTCCTGCTGCCGACAAGGGCAGGCAGATTTACCTGGATATAGACGGGGCGATGTCTTACACCATGGTATGGCTCAATGGCCACCTGGTGGGCGGCTGGCCTTATGGTTATAATAGCTTCCGGCTGGACCTCACGCCGTATATCCGTGTGGGTAGTACCAACCAGCTGGCGATACGCCTGGATAATCCTGCTAACTCTGCCCGCTGGTACCCGGGGGCAGGTATTTACAGAAATGTATGGCTGACAAAGGTAAACCCCGTGCATGTGGCACAATGGGGGAGTAGTGTCACCACCCGTGATATCTCCACTGCCGCCGCCACAGTAGATATGGCCATTTCGGTAGATAATAAAGCCGTTACAGATAAAGCCATACGCGTTGTTTCATCTTTGTATACCAGCGATAATATAAAGGTAGCCACGCTGCCTGTGAAAGAAGCCTTTATCAAAGCTGGTGGTACTGCTAAGCTCACCGCCGCTGTAAAGCTGGACCATCCCCGGCTGTGGGGGCCGGCTCCGGGGCAACGCCCTCATTTATATGAAGCCGTAACGCAGGTATTTGCCGATGGAAAGCTGGTAGATGAATACAAGACTACCTTTGGCATTCGCCAGGTGACTTTCGATCCGGTTAAAGGCTTGGTGGTGAATGGCATGCAGGTGCGGATGCAGGGCGTCAACCAGCACCACGATCTGGGCGCTTTGGGTGCAGCGTTTAACGTACGTGCAGCTGAAAGGCAGCTGGAAATATTGCAGGCACTGGGTTGTAATGCCATACGGCTGGCGCATAATCCGCCGGCACCGGAATTGCTGGAGCTGACAGACAAAATGGGTTTCCTGGTGATAGACGAAATATTCGATTCCTGGGAAACGAAGAAAACGCCGCTGGACTTTCATCTTATCTTCCCCGACTGGCATGAGCCGGATACCAGGGCTTTTATCAGGAGAGATAAAAACCATCCTTCCGTTATAGCCTGGAGTTTCGGGAATGAAGTAGGAGAACAATACACCGAAGAAAAAGGAGCAGCTGTTGCTGCGGCATTATATAAGATAGTAAAAGAAGAAGACAGTACGCGGCCCGCTACCGCCTCTATGAATTATGCCAAGCCGGACATGCCGTTTCCTACGGTCATGGATATACTGAGTTTGAACTATCAGGGAGAAGGTATCCGCGATGCCCCGGCCTATCAGGGTTTGAAGGGTATCCGTACTACACCGCTGTATCCGGCATTTCAGCAGAAGTTTCCCACCAGGCTGATTTTCAGCAGCGAGACTGCTTCTGCGCTGAGTACCCGGGAAACCTATCTGTTTCCCGTTACAGCAGAGAGCAGTGCACCTGTCAATGAAGGAGCAGGCGGTAATGGTAAGTTGGCGCAGGTAAGCGCCTATGAGCTTTATACAGCAGCTTTTGGTGCCTCGCCCGACAAAGTATTTGCCTCACAGGACAAGCATCCGTATGTGGCCGGAGAATTCGTCTGGTCGGGATTTGATTACCTGGGCGAGCCAACGCCCTATTATTCTGCCCGCAGCTCCTATTCCGGCATTATTGATCTGGCGGGCCTGCCGAAAGATCGTTTTTATCTGTACCAGTCGCGGTGGCGCCCTGAGCTGCCTATAGCGCATCTGTTACCGCATTGGACATGGCCCGGACGTGAAGGACAGGTAACGCCGGTACACCTGTTTACTTCCGGTGATGAAGCTGAACTGTTTGTCAATGGTGTTTCCATGGGCAGAAAAAAGAAGGCAGCCTTTGAATACCGGCTGCGCTGGGATAGCGTGGTATATCAGCCGGGAGAACTGCGTGTGCAGGCTTATAAAAACGGGAAACCCTGGGCAGCAGACACCCTCCGTACAGCAGGTGTTCCGGCAACATTGCAGTTGCAGGCCGATAGAAAACGCATCTATGCTGATGGCAAAGACTTATCATTTATTACTGTCAGTGTTACAGATGAGAGAGGCATTCCGGTGCCCCAGGCAGATAACCTGCTACATATAGTTGTAAGTGGAGCTGGCACCTTTGAAGCCGCCGATAACGGCGATCCGGCAGACCTCACCTCTTTTGCAGCGGACCAGAGAAAACTATTCAGTGGCAAACTAGTGCTGATCGTGCGTTCCAGGAAGCTGATAAAAGGGTCGGTAACTGTTACGGTAACAGGAGAAGGATTGACGAGTGGAAAGATGATATTGGAATCTAAATAA